In one Rutidosis leptorrhynchoides isolate AG116_Rl617_1_P2 chromosome 8, CSIRO_AGI_Rlap_v1, whole genome shotgun sequence genomic region, the following are encoded:
- the LOC139863667 gene encoding uncharacterized protein: MSWVKWDDVILSYGFGGLNIGSLKGKNLALIGKWWWRFKNEPNSFWAKIVTSIHGSGGLLNASDSLRTQGKGGVWVNIVRVGREIEKIVTCFRDSFIRKIGDGSSTKFWDDTWLMDTPLKVKYSRLFHLEQEKSVAVKDRVEWGDQGCIINWKWERNPSGRVQDEMADLINRLVAYTKSNKQQDSWHWKLSSNGLFNTKVLSNFLEESTLDLITLQVQEETIRNRFVPLKVEVFMWRLLRRRLPVHVELDKRGIDLNSVL, translated from the coding sequence ATGTCTTGGGTTAAGTGGGATGATGTTATTCTTTCCTATGGGTTTGGGGGATTAAATATTGGGTCATTAAAAGGGAAAAATCTAGCTTTAATTGGGAAATGGTGGTGGCGATTTAAAAATGAACCTAATTCGTTTTGGGCGAAAATTGTCACCTCTATTCACGGGTCGGGTGGGCTGCTTAACGCTTCTGACTCACTCAGGACGCAAGGCAAGGGTGGGGTGTGGGTTAACATTGTTCGTGTAGGGAGGGAGATCGAGAAAATTGTTACATGTTTCAGGGACTCCTTCATCAGGAAGATTGGCGATGGCTCTTCAACTAAATTTTGGGATGACACATGGCTAATGGATACTCCGCTGAAGGTAAAATATTCGAGATTATTCCACCTGGAACAGGAAAAAAGTGTTGCGGTTAAAGATAGGGTCGAATGGGGTGATCAAGGCTGCATCATAAATTGGAAATGGGAGCGCAATCCTTCAGGTCGGGTACAAGATGAGATGGCTGATTTAATTAACAGGTTGGTAGCATACACCAAATCAAATAAACAGCAAGATTCATGGCATTGGAAGTTATCGAGCAACGGTCTTTTTAACACAAAGGTACTCTCAAATTTTTTAGAAGAAAGCACCCTTGACTTGATAACACTTCAGGTACAAGAAGAAACAATACGTAATCGTTTTGTTCCATTAAAAGTTGAGGTTTTTATGTGGAGGTTACTTAGGCGACGACTCCCGGTTCATGTTGAATTAGACAAAAGGGGTATTGATTTAAACTCAGTTTTATGA
- the LOC139863668 gene encoding uncharacterized protein, with the protein MKIISLNIRGFRKGKESKVGGCRKLIMREKPNVVALQETKCKYVDDKWVNRLWGSDDFGFIQKEKVEKSGGMLIIWDKNSFVAEHAIHEDFFIAVKGRWLNMNTDSFIVNVYGPQDDSNKLRMWLALEKLVGSHDGAWVICGDFNEVRNESERMNCEFSERRAKWFNNFINNSCLVDVPLAGKKYTRICDNGLKFSKLDRFLISDEFGLMWGDISVVALERDLSDHCPIILRDKVIDFGPKPIKVFDEWIETDGASKIITNVWNQNVVGWRKDNIFRIKMRNVKLALRQWSIELFGNLDLEIHDLCNAATKWEIEAKNRCLSVTERNELMETRRRWLDKEKIKTDMANKLEEEFTEKEVFVAICECSSSKAPGPDGYNFKFFKKFWDLIKVDLINALKWFWAKGEISKGCNASFITLVPKKSDPIGLSDFRPISLIGCYYKILAKILSIRLRKVVPYIVGDEQSAFLKGRFILDGALIINETVDFLSKHRKKSAIFKVDFEKAFVSLDWDFLMVIMEKMGFGEKWRGWILACLKSASILVLVNGSPTNEFTLERGVRQGDPLSPFLFIIAAEGLNILTKNAVEKGLFKGVKVGADKVMVSHLQYADDTIFIGEWSRLNICNLMKLLECFEKVLGLKVNYHKSSISGMGVIKEEVERMAKRVNCKIGELPFNYLGIPIGCNMNRVESWKPVVDRFNSKLSK; encoded by the exons ATGAAAATTATATCTCTCAATATTCGTGGCTTTCGGAAGGGTAAGGAAAGTAAGGTAGGGGGCTGTAGAAAACTTATTATGCGCGAAAAACCAAATGTGGTGGCACTTCAGGAAACGAAATGTAAGTATGTTGATGATAAATGGGTAAACAGGCTTTGGGGATCGGACGATTTTGGGTTTATTCAAAAAGAAAAAGTCGAGAAATCGGGTGGTATGTTAATTATTTGGGATAAAAACTCTTTTGTGGCTGAACATGCGATTCATGAGGATTTTTTTATAGCTGTTAAAGGAAGATGGCTAAACATGAATACTGACTCTTTTATCGTGAATGTTTATGGCCCGCAAGATGATTCAAATAAACTAAGAATGTGGTTGGCATTGGAAAAGCTCGTGGGTTCACACGATGGGGCGTGGGTGATATGTGGAGATTTTAATGAGGTGAGGAATGAATCGGAAAGAATGAACTGTGAGTTTAGCGAAAGAAGGGCGAAGTGGTTCAACAATTTCATAAATAACTCATGCTTAGTGGATGTCCCACTGGCAGGAAAGAAGTATACAAGAATTTGCGACAACGGGCTTAAATTTAGTAAACTAGATAGATTTCTTATTTCGGATGAATTCGGGCTGATGTGGGGAGATATCTCTGTTGTGGCACTTGAACGAGATCTTTCAGACCACTGTCCCATCATTCTTCGTGATAAAGTTATCGACTTCGGCCCTAAACCTATAAAGGTGTTCGACGAATGGATAGAAACTGATGGCGCGAGCAAGATAATAACTAATGTTTGGAACCAAAATGTTGTTGGGTGGAGGAAGGATAACATCTTCAGAATAAAAATGCGTAATGTTAAGCTTGCACTTAGACAGTGGAGTATCGAACTGTTTGGGAATCTTGACTTGGAAATCCATGATCTATGCAATGCAGCAACAAAATGGGAGATTGAAGCTAAAAATAGATGCTTGAGTGTGACAGAAAGGAACGAATTGATGGAGACCCGAAGGAGATGGCTTGACAAGGAGAAAATTAAGACTGACATG GCTAATAAGTTGGAAGAAGAATTTACTGAGAAAGAAGTGTTTGTAGCAATATGTGAATGTAGTAGCTCGAAGGCTCCCGGGCCCGACGGCTACAATTTTAAATTTTTTAAGAAGTTTTGGGATCTCATAAAAGTTGATCTTATTAACGCACTCAAGTGGTTTTGGGCTAAAGGCGAAATATCGAAGGGTTGCAATGCCTCTTTTATTACACTTGTACCAAAGAAGTCGGATCCGATAGGTCTTAGTGACTTTCGACCGATAAGCTTAATTGGTTGTTACTACAAAATTCTCGCGAAGATACTTTCCATCAGGCTAAGAAAAGTGGTTCCATATATTGTCGGTGATGAGCAAAGCGCTTTCCTTAAAGGTAGATTCATTCTAGACGGGGCGCTTATTATAAATGAAACTGTCGACTTTTTGAGCAAACATCGAAAGAAAAGTGCTATCTTCAAGGTAGACTTTGAAAAGGCCTTTGTTAGTCTAGATTGGGATTTTTTGATGGTCATAATGGAAAAGATGGGATTCGGTGAAAAATGGAGAGGTTGGATATTGGCATGTCTTAAGTCCGCTTCGATTTTAGTACTTGTCAACGGCTCCCCTACTAACGAGTTTACGCTTGAAAGAGGAGTGAGACAAGGCGATCCATTATCGCCTTTTCTCTTCATCATTGCAGCTGAGGGGCTGAATATTCTCACAAAGAACGCGGTCGAGAAAGGGTTATTTAAAGGTGTCAAAGTGGGGGCCGATAAAGTTATGGTTTCGCACCTCCAATACGCGGACGACACAATTTTTATCGGTGAATGGAGTAGGTTAAATATTTGCAACTTGATGAAACTTCTTGAATGCTTTGAAAAAGTATTGGGTTTAAAAGTGAATTATCATAAAAGTTCTATTTCCGGGATGGGGGTTataaaagaagaagttgaaagaatGGCAAAGCGCGTGAACTGTAAGATTGGTGAACTCCCTTTCAATTACCTTGGAATCCCTATTGGGTGCAATATGAATCGAGTAGAGAGTTGGAAACCGGTTGTTGATAGATTCAATTCGAAACTTTCGAAATGA
- the LOC139864952 gene encoding glucan endo-1,3-beta-D-glucosidase-like produces the protein MNSRSLQPFTFPETRSTVLPDPSSFFSPDLLSSPLPTNSFFQNFVLKNGDQPEYIHPYLIKSSLSSLSISYPSLFSNTSFTYQVFNPDLTISVFNNPNPNQTHIISSFDDLSVTLDIQPNLRFFLVRGCPFLTCQILKSIKLYISTIHAILDFASNSSKTKFTINLNNGQKWILYSSSPINLTHEVSSLKSDDFCGIIRIAILPNSDSGFESVLDRFSSCYPVSGKAVFSEPFCVEYKWEKKGWGDLLMLANPLHINLLDDCEIRVLDEFKFNSIDGELVGVVGDSWVLKTDPVSITWYSINGVKQESIPQIIDALVQDVQGLNSNSIETTSSYFFGKLVARAARLALIAEEICYLDVIPKIKKYLKDTIEPWLNGTFGSNGFWYEKTWGGIITKQGSVDTGADFGFGVYNDHHFHIGYFLYGIAVLAKIDPVWGRKYRPHAYSLMADFMTLSRGGNSNSNIKYPRLRCFDLWKLHSWASGLTEFADGRNQESTSEAVNSYYSAALLGLAYGDTHLVAVGSLLTAMEIHASQTWWHIKANDALYAADFTRENRVMGVLWANKRDSGLWFAPADWRECRLGINVLPLLPITEVLFSDVEYVKQLVNWTLPVLGREGVGEGWKGFVYALEGVYESEIALEKIRTLTGHDDGNSLTNLLWWIFSRDDCETGSGKHCWFGHYCC, from the coding sequence ATGAACAGCCGCTCGCTCCAGCCGTTCACCTTCCCGGAGACCCGATCCACTGTCCTACCCGACCCATCATCTTTCTTCTCCCCAGACCTCCTTTCATCCCCACTTCCCACAAACTCATTCTTCCAAAATTTTGTCCTAAAAAATGGTGATCAACCTGAATATATTCACCCATATCTGATCAAATCATCTCTATCATCACTTTCTATCTCTTACCCATCTCTCTTTTCAAACACTTCTTTCACATACCAAGTCTTCAACCCGGATCTCACCATATCCGTTTTCAATAACCCAAACCCGAATCAAACCCATATCATATCTTCATTTGATGATCTCAGTGTCACTTTAGACATTCAACCCAATTTAAGATTCTTTCTTGTTAGAGGCTGCCCCTTTTTAACTTGCCAAATCCTAAAAAGCATCAAACTTTACATCTCAACTATTCATGCGATACTTGATTTTGCTTCAAATTCTTCCAAAACTAAGTTTACAATCAACCTTAATAATGGTCAAAAATGGATTTTGTATTCATCTTCACCTATTAATTTGACCCATGAGGTGTCCAGCTTGAAATCCGACGACTTTTGTGGAATTATTCGAATTGCCATATTGCCAAATTCGGATTCGGGTTTCGAATCGGTATTAGATAGGTTTAGCTCGTGTTACCCTGTTTCGGGTAAAGCTGTTTTTAGTGAACCATTTTGTGTTGAGTACAAATGGGAGAAGAAAGGTTGGGGGGATTTGTTAATGTTAGCTAACCCTCTTCATATTAATCTTCTTGATgattgtgaaattagggttcttgatgAATTTAAATTCAATAGTATTGATGGTGAGCTTGTAGGTGTTGTTGGAGATTCATGGGTTTTGAAAACCGACCCGGTTTCTATAACTTGGTATTCGATTAATGGCGTTAAACAAGAATCGATCCCCCAAATCATAGATGCACTTGTGCAAGATGTTCAAGGTTTGAATTCGAATTCTATTGAAACAACATCATCTTACTTTTTTGGGAAATTGGTAGCTAGGGCAGCTAGGTTAGCGTTGATAGCTGAAgaaatttgttatcttgatgtAATCccaaaaattaaaaagtatttaaaGGATACTATTGAACCATGGTTAAACGGAACTTTCGGTAGTAACGGTTTTTGGTATGAGAAAACATGGGGTGGGATTATAACGAAACAGGGGTCTGTTGATACAGGCGCAGATTTCGGGTTTGGTGTTTACAATGATCACCATTTTCATATCGGTTACTTTCTGTATGGAATCGCGGTTCTTGCTAAGATCGATCCCGTTTGGGGACGAAAGTATCGACCTCACGCGTACTCTTTAATGGCGGATTTCATGACATTAAGTAGAGGTGGAAATTCAAATTCGAATATAAAGTATCCTCGTTTGAGATGCTTCGATTTATGGAAGTTACACTCATGGGCTTCGGGTTTGACCGAATTTGCAGACGGAAGGAATCAAGAAAGCACAAGTGAAGCTGTGAACTCGTATTATTCAGCTGCGTTATTGGGATTGGCGTACGGAGATACGCATTTAGTTGCGGTGGGATCTTTGCTTACTGCAATGGAGATACACGCTTCTCAAACATGGTGGCATATTAAAGCGAATGACGCACTTTACGCTGCAGATTTCACGCGTGAAAACAGAGTAATGGGAGTACTTTGGGCGAATAAAAGAGACAGTGGGTTATGGTTTGCACCGGCTGATTGGAGAGAGTGTAGGTTAGGGATAAACGtgctgccattgttgccgattaccGAAGTGTTGTTTTCGGATGTTGAGTATGTGAAGCAGCTTGTGAATTGGACGTTGCCGGTTTTGGGGAGAGAAGGTGTTGGTGAAGGGTGGAAAGGGTTTGTGTATGCGTTAGAAGGTGTTTATGAAAGTGAGATTGCGCTTGAAAAGATTCGAACTTTGACTGGTCATGATGATGGGAATTCGTTGACTAATTTGTTATGGTGGATCTTTAGCAGGGATGATTGTGAAACGGGAAGTGGTAAACATTGTTGGTTTGGTCATTATTGTTGTTGA